AAGGGGCATTCGTGTTGTGTgtttatgtaaaaacaaaagtattgtgCCTGCGGTTTTATTTCATATTGAATCCATTTCGTGTAGTATTGTTTATTAAACGTATGATGCAGCAAGTcatattaatgtgtgtgtgtgcgaacaagagcatttaaaaataaataaatacacagacctGGATTATGTAATGGAACAAAGAAGTGCTGCATGTTTAAAATACAGAGCAAcgacttaaaataaaaaagtgacgttttaacAATAACAGACAATATACATTGAACCGCCGCATCGTTTTCAGACAGGGACAACGTTTGATAAATGAACACTGCGTACGTGTTTAGTTATAATACCAAATAAAACAGTGCTGGTAGACATGCTCGACTCCGCGGAGTTTCGTAATTAGCGAGGCCCCGGAGCCCCGTTATAAATTGCCTTGTCTCTGAGAGGCACAGCATGGGTCCGAGTTTGCAAGAGAGACCCGCTTCAGCGCTGAAGAAGTGCGCATCCAAAGAGCAGATCAGAAGCAAAGGACCTGGGACAGGCGGATCAGCACCCAGGTCAGAgactggatattattattattattattattattattattattattattattattattattatttgtagttgtCTGAATCGTTATGCCCTATTTgctggtaagttttttttttttggtaagttttatttccagccctgttctaGATTCTTGTCtagaaatacaattatatattttctcCTATATTAAATCAATTATACTCCTGATTGCTCGGCAGctccaagaaggggaaggccaaCCAGAGTCACCGGACCCTGAAAAAGGCAGGTCTGCAGCCCAAGCATGTGGCACCTCGTCAGGGCAAGGACCCAGCACAGGCTGAGCGGGTAAGGTCAGCATAATAGAAGCTAGAGGTCTCAGTGACTCATGATGCACTGTTACATTATGCAAAGGTCTAATGCAGTGCAGGACCACCAGCAACTCCTAGTCCCCTGTGTAATGTAACAACACTGTGAGCGAATGTTCTGCAGAGCAGCTGGAGCATGTCATCGTGATTACCTGTGTAGTTTATAATGAAGTAGCTAATTGTTCTAGGTAATTAGGTACTGTATTAGAAATCGATCAGGACTGTTGTAATGTGACCTCTGTGTTGTGAGATTAATAACCTGCTGTGGCTTTAGGACGCTGTGACAGTGACCTAAGTACTAGAAGGTGACTTTTTTAAGTAGCCGATGAGGGCCCTTCTCAGTTGtcgttgtgtttctgtgtgtgtgtctgactgccCACATTGTGATTGCAGGGGACCCAGAAGAGAGGGAACAGGGCCAAACCTGTGAGCACCTCATCCGCAGAGAGCTCCCCACTGCTACCTGGAGGCAGAGCTCggtgagaaacacacacacacacacacacacacacacacacacactgcaccgtGAAACGGGCTCACAAGCCACTGGCCAGGACGTGACTATTGCTGTCACAGGATTACAATGGGTCCAATggaaagcatttttaaaaatacattttctaaccTTCATGTTTATATTTCTGAACACCAACTGTGTTGATACACACGTGCCTCTATATGTCATCTGTTACAATTGCAGAGACTATTTATGTGACCCAAGAGTTTTGTTTCCTCAGGACACCTGGCGCGATAGAGCTGAAGCAGGCTGTGTCTACCTCCACGAGGAGCAATAGAGGGAGAGACAACGGGGAAAGCACTGGAGAGTCACCTGGCTCAGGCAGGAACAGGCCCAAAATGTCTCTTCCGCTGCCCCTCGGTGCCTCTGAACCCTGCCCTGTGCTGACAGAGAGGCAGCGGGTCCCCAGCATCGAGACCCTGCGGCTGTAcgagggagaggcagaggaggCAGACAGCGCCAGCGACCTCTCGGACTCCGAGAGGCTCCCAGTGCCTCCCTCCCCCTGTTcgcctcctcagctccacctgcGGGCCGAGGTCTTTGACCCCAACGACCTTGACCCCTATTTCCCTGGCCCCAGGGGGAACCAGAGTGGCTACGGCTACACAGACTTTCTGCCCCCTCCCTTCAACACCTGGAGCCTGCGGCAGCTGGCTCTGTTCCTGAACACGGAGGGGCGATGCGCTTATCGTCCACAGCCTGTGGGCCAGCTGGAGAAGTACCTGGAGCGCCTCCTGCAGCTGGAGTGGCTGCAGATCCAAACCGTTGAGGCGGAGAACGGAAAAACAACCACCCccgcctctgccactgccagcgCCCCCGCCAGCCGCCCCAGACCCCACACAGCTCCGGCTTGGTACCTCAGCTCGCCCAAGAGCATCCGGCAGTGCCAGCGTGCCTTCCCCACTGCCTTCCTGTCCTGTCTGGGGAACGGCTCC
The sequence above is drawn from the Acipenser ruthenus chromosome 29, fAciRut3.2 maternal haplotype, whole genome shotgun sequence genome and encodes:
- the LOC117432698 gene encoding uncharacterized protein LOC117432698 codes for the protein MGPSLQERPASALKKCASKEQIRSKGPGTGGSAPSSKKGKANQSHRTLKKAGLQPKHVAPRQGKDPAQAERGTQKRGNRAKPVSTSSAESSPLLPGGRARTPGAIELKQAVSTSTRSNRGRDNGESTGESPGSGRNRPKMSLPLPLGASEPCPVLTERQRVPSIETLRLYEGEAEEADSASDLSDSERLPVPPSPCSPPQLHLRAEVFDPNDLDPYFPGPRGNQSGYGYTDFLPPPFNTWSLRQLALFLNTEGRCAYRPQPVGQLEKYLERLLQLEWLQIQTVEAENGKTTTPASATASAPASRPRPHTAPAWYLSSPKSIRQCQRAFPTAFLSCLGNGSAPQLSRAACPHCRVRYPFCNGSCRSYAYQRHSRLNPVQQRSGGSEAPQKRCSSETRAAVNEGRGAQTQGQKPGSPSLPNSHLRRMQSTGNIRNPTQAAGSTAKPQAAPRNGSVGSAAGRNGRQRGPAVGKRGDMESGVPLETHGNVREGSPLRRGGNERQRAPVGAAGRDIKPGGPSVGGKEPSPVSKGPPRAKSNGKVKHVQFLTI